The Theileria orientalis strain Shintoku DNA, chromosome 3, complete genome genome window below encodes:
- a CDS encoding uncharacterized protein (MSF1 domain containing protein), with protein sequence MLFNSRKYNFDWESVTIGFWRKSPSKYLPYINNVHTINTKVLPEQKCLTVHRMYHVRFNFPYLIQKFVGNNTDFYLLEESVVDLDKRRLSYKISGVAPDYYSYDESASFEESSSPGTTDFATSIDVRIRGFGVMNKALEKFCQKAVFESLNRSNDFNAMVESISSNSR encoded by the exons ATGTTGTTTAACTCACGTAAGTACAATTTCGACTGGGAATCCGTAACC ATCGGATTCTGGAGGAAATCCCCCAGCAAATACCTGCCGTACATCAACAACGTCCATACCATCAACACGAAGGTTCTTCCAGAGCAGAAGTGCCTCACGGTCCACAGGATGTATCACGTTAGGTTCAACTTCCCCTATCTTATTC AAAAATTTGTCGGGAATAACACAGATTTTTACCTTCTCGAGGAGTCTGTGGTTGATTTGGATAAGCGGAGGCTTTCATATAAAATCAGTGGTGTAGCACCTGACTATTACTC ATACGATGAATCTGCCTCTTTCGAGGAGTCTTCCAGCCCTGGTACGACTGATTTCGCCACCTCCATTGACGTTCGCATACGTGGCTTTGGTGTAATGAACAAGGCTTTAGAAAAG TTTTGTCAAAAGGCGGTTTTTGAGTCACTCAATCGATCCAATGACTTTAACGCGATGGTGGAGAGCATTTCATCAAACTCCAGATag
- a CDS encoding uncharacterized protein (DNA helicase (DNA repair), Rad3 type family protein) — translation MSYMGEKADIEFHLPFKPYPNQLIFMKDAYECFDNSRFGLFESPTGSGKTVSILCSALTWLKNNRVKSVMCDQNLESSDGMLYASNDCIDQSVPKWVLENAYNQKRQMAEEVIRGVDINLEKLRKKVKERIDNSEGVPKLRKGFKRMAPNPSESDAKDEMVNPNKTQIVICSRTFSQLNQFVKEFRKLKELNGNVRLAIGCRRSHVCINDGIKSKCKNSDELNEECRRSKCEYRSDTMELSEIATCYALDLEDLVRLGKDLNSCAYYSNLTTVPNADVVLAPYVTIINESIRENMGLRIKDNIVIFDEGHNLIEAITESHSCKLNLRGLKDLLEQLKGYLNKFKSEIKGVLLERITEIMKLVKGLVDGLERAVESENMKITTFNVKYGLEDFKFHEIISFLSSTQFCRHLRGYAERQYHIKVNAELGEKVACYTSMIYALKSFIYLLLYCDTNDQILVSKDESDTILEIFPVASVRDARSVIVMSGTLSPIEEFLSLVPAKTEPYIHKSPPVFANDRFMTAIIDRALIMALEYLCDLIENLVEVVPNGIVCFFASYSYLNVFYNFFVKSGTMDKVSSKKTVFREQKNVNVFPEYSRNCLERGAILLAVFGGNQSEGVDFSDELARLVLLVGIPYPPDSIKLKIKREYYSKKALECANESSSDNYMKLSKEQRTLMCYKTINQCIGRAMRHKGDYAAVILLDSRYRRREASLYLMNYVRKSISEHELKSTKFTALLQEFYKKLSGV, via the exons atgaGTTACATGGGTGAGAAGGCTGATATTGAGTTTCATCTTCCTTTTAAACCATACCCC AATCAATTGATATTTATGAAAGACGCTTACGAATGCTTTGATAACTCACGTTTCGGATTATTTGAATCGCCTACTGGATCAGGAAAAACTGTATCAATTTTGTGTTCAGCCTTGACCTg GCTAAAAAACAACAGGGTTAAATCGGTTATGTGTGACCAGAATTTGGAATCCAGTGACGGTATGTTGTATGCCAGTAATGATTGTATAGACCAGAGTGTACCAAAATGGGTGCTTGAAAACGCATATAACCAGAAACGTCAGATGGCGGAGGAAGTAATCAGAGGAGTAGATATTAATCTGGAAAAACTGAGGAAAAAGGTTAAAGAAAGAATAGATAACTCGGAAGGAGTGCCGAAGCTGAGGAAAGGTTTTAAGAGGATGGCACCAAACCCATCTGAATCAGAC GCAAAGGATGAAATGGTTAACCCGAATAAGACGCAGATTGTAATCTGTAGCAGGACGTTTTCACAACTGAATCAATTCGTAAAGGAGTTTAGGAAGTTGAAGGAGTTGAATGGTAACGTGAGACTGGCAATAGGATGCAGAAGATCACACGTGTGTATAAACGATGGAATAAAGagtaaatgtaaaaattcAGATGAGCTGAACGAGGAGTGCAGAAGAAGTAAGTGCGAATACAGGTCAGATACAATGGAGCTTAGCGAAATTGCAACATGCTACGCActggacctggaggactTGGTGCGGCTCGGGAAGGACCTGAACTCATGCGCATACTACTCGAACTTAACGACAGTGCCAAACGCAGACGTGGTACTGGCGCCATACGTGACGATAATAAACGAGTCAATCAGGGAAAACATGGGACTAAGAATAAAGGACAACATAGTTATATTCGACGAAGGGCACAACTTGATAGAAGCAATCACGGAGTCGCACTCATGCAAGTTGAATTTGCGGGGCCTGAAGGACCTGTTGGAGCAGCTGAAAGGGTATTTAAACAAGTTCAAATCGGAAATCAAGGGAGTTCTGCTCGAAAGAATAACAGAGATAATGAAGTTGGTAAAGGGGCTGGTCGATGGACTGGAAAGGGCGGTGGAATCGGAAAACATGAAAATAACAACATTCAACGTAAAGTATGGCCTCGAAGATTTCAAGTTCCACGAAATAATTAGCTTCTTGTCGTCGACGCAGTTTTGTAGACATTTGAGAGGATACGCAGAACGGCAGTACCACATAAAG GTTAACGCAGAGTTGGGAGAAAAGGTAGCGTGTTACACATCGATGATATACGCGCTGAAGAGTTTCATATACTTGTTGCTGTACTGCGACACGAATGATCAGATTTTGGTCTCGAAAGATGAAAGTGACACAATACTGGAAATATTCCCAGTAGCATCAG TGAGAGACGCAAGGTCAGTGATAGTGATGAGCGGAACACTGTCGCCAATCGAAGAGTTCTTGTCGCTAGTGCCGGCAAAAACTGAGCCTTACATACACAAGAGTCCACCAGTGTTCGCAAATGATAGGTTCATGACTGCAATAATAGATAGAG CACTAATAATGGCC CTTGAGTACCTGTGCGACCTCATTGAAAACTTGGTTGAAGTTGTGCCGAACGGGATCGTGTGTTTCTTTGCAAGCTACTCGTATTTGAACGTTTTTTATAACTTCTTTGTGAAGTCGGGAACAATGGACAAGGTTTCATCTAAAAAGACTGTATTCAGGGAGCAAA AAAATGTTAATGTGTTTCCGGAATATAGTAGAAACTGCCTTGAGAGAGGAGCAATCTTGTTAGCAGTCTTCGGAGGAAACCAGAGTGAAGGAGTGGACTTCTCAGACGAATTGGCGAGATTGGTTCTCCTGGTTGGAATACCATATCCACCTGATAGCATTAAGTTGAAGATAAAAAGGGAGTATTACAGCAAAAAGG CACTGGAATGTGCAAACGAGTCCAGCAGTGACAACTACATGAAGTTGTCGAAGGAACAGAGGACTCTGATGTGTTATAAAACAATCAACCAGTGCATCGGGAGGGCAATGCGCCACAAGGGAGACTACGCAGCGGTGATTCTGCTGGACTCGAGGTACAGAAGGAGAGAAGCGAGCCTGTACCTCATGAACTACGTGAGGAAGTCCATAAGCGAACACGAACttaaatcaacaaaatTTACTGCACTGTTACAagaattttacaaaaaactATCTGGAGTTTGA
- a CDS encoding predicted protein, with amino-acid sequence MYNFRPYGQPGQPGQPIRPSYNMLFSHFKQLGYSDELAGAEANRIMLQTNAYNQMAAQPAQNVQYAQNPYQNLNYNTAQNYQFNSAYGQQQFQNVPNHMAVQHQAQLLQTNAQQNVQHTNYDKNNLLSGVKISSRPSNVSPFAPANQISTQSHNNQIQIKLNQQEVKPAPMGFHDNVARNVTQNTNYGTTNALNINYQAQQPQHNFGYQTNQPTTYNYNQPPKTQSSNVQYQNTSYNQGSANSNLSNMFYIDTKGQKFNQNTQQQSNQKLTIDQVNKWIQQLYVHLNMTTCSKKLRAAVNVYIQYILEKFRSGSLNHSDLRMLSSEEILNFDPKQEGKQPESVLETHTEKNKLETDEEESRKSLHTLKGKKKQVKSKKMEEPPVQKPKLEQTQKGLDSREMQRREQRSQRFKTSQAVPVYNFNLVKNKSIVGVSQELEKTYLRLTSEPNPMMVRPESVLKKSFKHVFDKFMANKNYVYIQEQFRSIRQDIQVQHIRSPFVVNVYTTNARLALLHNDLDQFNQCQTQLKHLLKCFHEYQTVKIEFELYYMLYLSLQNMTMDSLRYLSLLKVTCMATGENYVTSQSDTKGIASERDRFKNSTYFNFANLVRRSIADENFIQYFKLADTKDINYDFFLDFIYKQAFYCDDGKKDIEPFNDGKSLFYCKLLFKMFESKFRMFSLYTLCRSSLTISTDVLANIINFKDMNECLEFLREHKAVFNENGLIDCKKTLSVIVESPLMRSKKI; translated from the exons ATGTATAATTTTAGACCGTATGGACAACCCGGACAGCCTGGACAGCCCATTCGTCCGAGTTACAACATGCTCTTTTCACACTTTAAGCAGCTCG GATACAGCGACGAGTTGGCAGGAGCGGAAGCGAACAGGATCATGTTGCAAACGAACGCATACAACCAAATGGCAGCCCAGCCAGCCCAGAATGTGCAATACGCACAAAACCCATACCAAAATTTGAACTACAACACAGCGCAGAACTATCAATTCAACAGCGCCTATGGGCAGCAACAGTTTCAAAACGTGCCGAACCACATGGCAGTTCAGCATCAGGCACAGCTTCTGCAAACGAACGCGCAGCAGAACGTACAGCACACGAACTACGATAAGAACAACTTGCTGAGTGGAGTGAAGATATCGTCGAGACCCTCTAACGTTTCACCGTTCGCTCCAGCAAATCAAATTAGTACTCAATCGCATAACAACCAGATACAGATTAAACTGAATCAACAAG AAGTTAAGCCGGCTCCGATGGGTTTCCACGATAACGTGGCGAGAAATGTCACCCAGAACACCAATTACGGTACTACGAACGCCcttaatataaactatCAAGCGCAACAGCCTCAACATAATTTCGGATATCAGACGAACCAGCCTACAACATATAACTACAATCAGCCTCCGAAGACACAATCGTCGAACGTGCAGTACCAGAACACTTCATATAACCAGGGGTCGGCGAACAGTAATCTGTCGAATATGTTCTACATTGATACGAAGGGGCAGAAGTTTAATCAGAACACGCAGCAACAGTCGAATCAGAAATTGACGATAGACCAGGTGAACAAGTGGATACAGCAGCTGTACGTGCACTTGAACATG ACGACGTGTTCTAAGAAGCTTAGAGCGGCCGTGAATGTGTACATACAATACATCTTGGAAAAGTTCAG GTCAGGAAGTTTGAATCACAGTGACTTGAGGATGTTGAGTTCGGAGGAAATACTTAATTTTGATCCGAAGCAAGAAGGAAAACAGCCAGAGTCTGTTTTGGAGACGCACACAGAGAAGAATAAGCTGGAAACAGACGAGGAGGAAAGCAGAAAGTCGCTTCACACGTTAAAggggaagaagaagcaagTTAAGTCTAAGAAGATGGAGGAGCCGCCAGTTCAAAAGCCAAAGCTTGAACAGACGCAGAAAGGACTGGACAGCCGCGAAATGCAAAGGAGAGAGCAGAGGTCACAACGTTTTAAGACGTCACAGGCAGTGCCA gtttataattttaaccTTGTAAAGAATAAGTCGATCGTCGGTGTTAGCCAGGAGTTGGAAAAAACATACCTAAGGTTGACATCTGAGCCAAATCCAATGATG GTGAGACCGGAGAGCGTGTTGAAGAAGTCGTTCAAGCACGTTTTCGATAAGTTCATGGCGAACAAGAATTATGTGTACATACAAGAGCAGTTTAGATCGATAAGACAGGACATACAAGTGCAGCACATAAGATCGCCCTTCGTAGTGAATGTGTATACGACAAATGCTAGATTAGCATTGTTGCACAACGACCTGGACCAGTTTAATCAGTGCCAAACGCAGTTGAAGCACCTGTTGAAGTGTTTCCACGAGTACCAGACAGTGAAG ATTGAATTTGAACTGTACTATATGTTGTACCTATCGCTGCAAAACATGACGATGGACTCTTTGAGATACCTAA GTTTATTGAAAGTGACATGTATGGCCACAGGTGAAAACTACGTTACAAGTCAAAGTGACACGAAGGGAATAGCGTCGGAAAGGGACAGGTTTAAAAACAGCACGTACTTCAACTTCGCAAATCTAGTCAGAAGGTCAATAGCTGACGAGAATTTCATCCAATACTTTAAGCTGGCAGACACAAAGGACATCAACTACGACTTCTTCTTAGACTTCATATATAAGCAAGCGTTTTATTGCGACGACGGGAAAAAGGACATTGAGCCATTCAACGATGGAAAGTCACTGTTCTACTGTAAACtactatttaaaatgttcgAAAGCAAGTTTAGAATGTTTTCGCTCTATACACTCTGCAG GAGTTCCCTAACCATTTCAACTGATGTGCTCGCCaatatcataaattttaaggaTATGAATGAGTGTTTAGAATTTCTACG TGAACACAAGGCAGTTTTCAATGAAAATGGCCTTATTGACTGCAAGAAGACGTTGAGTGTCATTGTAGAGTCTCCTCTAATGAGGAGTAAAAAGatataa
- a CDS encoding geranylgeranyltransferase subunit beta: MASVKKLNSESIFKFLLNNVNDRVSIEGFAFEPIKLGGVYWCITAIALLKGVPNHIIHPKTNESLESMVMKILKSSKNDDGGFGFGPKHSSNIIATHYALLTLALIDKLDFINKYDIIKFISSLQSEDGSFSADSFGESDCRYSYSAISCLSLLGGLDRINIDRAVDFILSCKNFDGGFGWQPKTESHAAAAFCCVGALAQLNAISLIDCDSLGFWLCERQTNSGGFNGRPEKLPDICYSWWILSALHNIGRSNWVDPDTLIDFIIESQNPNDGGIAFYPGYIGDVCHTFFALCGISLIDAKKYMLQQIHPIYATTFEAVERIRNIK, translated from the exons ATGGCGAGTGTTAAAAAACTGAATAGTGaaagtatttttaaatttcttTTAAACAACGTTAACGACCGGGTTTCCATAGAAGGCTTTGCCTTCGAACCCATTAAACTCGGAGGAGTGTATTGGTGTATTACGGCTATCGCATTATTAAAAGGTGTTCCAAATCACATTATACACCCGAAAACTAATGAAAGTTTGGAATCCATGGTCATGAAGATCCTAAAATCCTCGAAGAATGATGACGGAGGCTTCGGATTTGGGCCGAAACATTCTTCAAACATTATCGCAACTCAC TATGCTCTTTTGACACTCGCGTTGATCGATAAGCTGGattttattaacaaatacGACATAATTAAGTTTATTTCAAGCCTACAG AGCGAAGATGGTAGTTTTTCAGCAGACTCTTTCGGTGAATCTGACTGCAG GTATTCATACAGCGCCATAAGCTGCCTTTCCCTGCTTGGCGGACTGGATAGAATCAACATCGATAGGGCAGTTGATTTCATCCTGTCGTGCAAGAACTTCGACGGCGGCTTCGGCTGGCAACCTAAGACCGAGTCCCATGCCGCTGCCGCCTTTTGCTGTGTAGGTGCTCTGGCACAACTCAATGCAATATCCCTAATCGACTGCGATTCATTGGGGTTTTGGCTATGTGAGAGGCAGACTAACA GCGGTGGGTTCAATGGCAGGCCTGAAAAGCTTCCTGATATTTGCTACTCGTGGTGGATACTGTCAGCGCTACACAACATAG GTCGTTCTAACTGGGTGGACCCCGATACGCTCATCGACTTTATTATTGAGTCTCAGAACCCGAATGACGGCGGCATCGCCTTTTACCCTGGTTACATTGGAGACGTGTGCCACACGTTCTTTGCACTTTGCGGAATATCATTAATTGACGCAAAGAAGTACATGCTCCAACAGATTCATCCGATTTATGCAACCACCTTCGAGGCAGTTGAGAGAATTAGAAACATCAAGTAG
- a CDS encoding uncharacterized protein (GTP-binding protein, HSR1-related domain containing protein) translates to MNAYRILILLIALIKDAHTFRQSSSNIKHSYHGRNKIYLENDQNFESKQTSTALVDEIPNVNRNIVSIVGRPNVGKSSVFNRITKLFHYGSIVSDVPGTTRDRQYSIADWNGKQFRIIDTGGYDDEQMYSDEIREHIDTAIRESSTIIFVVDGIEGLTTKDIELRDYLFRHKRKRDFKILLCVNKCESYRRGDMLAQDFWKLGLGQPYPVSALHGSGLAELLDKFLARRNSGRVSDRRFIHRKVCLLFAIVIRPNSGKSSLLNKLVGKNRCIVSPEEGTTQDSTKVLITHDGTKMSLIDTAGMKLLTKDRRSYLSQKSSLKSIRQSDLCLLVIDSSWGISKNDVRMAEEIRQENKAAIIVCNKWDLVTKNPSIYSNVTGYIRDKINSLSYAEITMTSAKSGQRVEGVFDLVQKVYKNYCANLPTNLINQTIKEAMFSRKLPVTHGKRLNIYYATQVHSKPPGFALFCNDSLLMTDDYKQYLEEFIRNSFNLTGTPIMLYPRSRRRRDIVDDLPAVKTPSTSNNMFIL, encoded by the exons atgaATGCTTACAGgatattaattttgttaatagCATTAATTAAAGACGCACATACATTCAGACAATCATCATCAAATATAAAGCACAGTTACCATGGAAGGAACAAGATTTACCTAGAAAATGATCAAAACTTTGAGTCTAAACAAACTTCTACAGCTTTAGTTGATGAAATACCTAATGTTAACAGAAACATTGTATCCATAGTTGGAAGACCTAATGTAGGAAAATCCTCAGTATTCAATCGCATAACGAAGCTG TTCCATTATGGAAGCATAGTCAGTGATGTTCCAGGAACAACCAG AGATCGGCAATACTCTATCGCAGATTGGAACGGAAAGCAGTTTAGAATTATTGACACAGGAGGATACGACGATGAACAGATGTACTCAGATGAG ATTAGAGAACACATTGACACGGCAATTAGGGAGTCTTCGACGATCATATTCGTGGTGGATGGAATT GAAGGGCTGACTACGAAGGATATTGAGCTAAGAGATTATCTGTTTCGGCACAAGAGGAAGAGGGACTTTAAGATACTCTTGTGCGTAAACAAGTGTGAATCGTACAGAAGGGGAGACATGTTGGCCCAG GACTTCTGGAAGCTGGGATTGGGTCAGCCATACCCAGTCAGTGCCTTACACGGCAGCGGATTGGCGGAGCTCCTGGACAA GTTTCTCGCCAGGAGAAATAGTGGAAGAGTCTCAGATCGTCGTTTCATTCATCGGAAGGTTTGCCTGTTATTTGCTATAGTGATTAGGCCGAACAGCGGTAAATCGTCGCTGTTGAACAAGTTGGTTGGAAAGAATCGATGTATTGTATCGCCCGAGGAAGGAACGACACAGGACTCCACAAAAGTTCTAATAACACATG ACGGAACTAAGATGAGCCTCATTGATACTGCCGGCATGAAGTTGCTCACAAAGGACCGGAGGAGCTACCTGTCGCAGAAGAGTTCGTTAAAG TCGATTAGACAGAGTGACCTGTGCCTGCTGGTGATCGACTCGTCTTGGGGGATTTCAAAAAACGACGTCAGAATGGCCGAGGAAATAAGGCAGGAGAACAAGGCAGCAATAATAGTGTGTAACAAGTGGGACCTGGTGACAAAGAACCCATCAATATACTCCAAC GTTACTGGGTACATAAGGGATAAGATTAATTCACTAAGTTATGCTGAAATCACAATGACGTCAGCAAAATCGGGACAGAGAGTAGAGGGCGTGTTTGACCTGGTCCAGAAAGTGTACAAAAAC TATTGTGCAAATCTTCCCACTAATCTCATAAATCAAACCATTAAGGAGGCCATGTTCAGCAGAAAGTTGCCAGTGACCCATGGCAAGAGGCTAAACATCTACTACGCAACCCAG GTGCACTCTAAGCCGCCAGGCTTCGCCCTGTTCTGCAACGACTCTCTGCTGATGACTGACGATTACAAGCAGTACTTGGAGGAATTCATTCGCAACTCATTCAACTTGACTGGAACGCCAATAAT GCTGTATCCACGGTCCAGGAGACGGAGAGACATTGTTGACGACCTTCCTGCCGTTAAAACCCCTAGCACCAGCAACAACATGTTTATACTATAG
- a CDS encoding uncharacterized protein (zinc finger, DPH-type domain containing protein), translated as MSTTLTNTESRLDYSTEIINEVGLAGFNDQLVYEIVKLSDCEYDSETETFYYLCPCGDIFELFLEDLLKGNNVAECPSCSLRIKIDLKPGDLDEYVQMRN; from the exons ATGTCTACAACGCTCACAAACACGGAAAGTAGATTAGATTATTCTACGGAGATAATAAATGAGGTGGGCTTGGCAGGTTTTAACGACCAACTCGTGTACGAGATTGTGAAGTTGAGCGACTGCGAATACGACAGTGAAACTGAGACCTTCTACTACCTGTGCCCATGCGGAGACATATTTGAACTGTTTCTAGAAGACCTTCTGAAGG GCAATAACGTTGCCGAGTGTCCGAGCTGCTCTCTCCGGATTAAGATAGACTTGAAGCCGGGCGACTTGGACGAGTATGTCCAAATGAGAAACTAG